A single Caretta caretta isolate rCarCar2 chromosome 2, rCarCar1.hap1, whole genome shotgun sequence DNA region contains:
- the MTPAP gene encoding poly(A) RNA polymerase, mitochondrial isoform X1: protein MHVGYCLQAWDLRLRLRPGAALQPGAPWSASFSRNACFQARLTPGLWHSGGNAPCMKGRSGSLILDSKVSSWKKTFPEVQAERLEQAQRTVLINCPAKISEKKFLKYLSHHGKINSHYFYESYGTYAVVEFSEKDSIASLQDITRTPGIEEECAVPFKSRLFTLTLKNSSIQAADQAPVHCHKQSTILVNDLVQKLCSADSVSNQLYTLMDEYQLTEENTKLRFLACSLIQEIACAYFPECTVKPFGSSVNTFGKLGCDLDMFLDLDEIERSPTRTKTGPFYMEYQMKRVPSQRIASQRILSVIGDCIDNFGPGCVGVQKILNARCPLVRFSHQPTGFQCDLTTNNRVAMRSSELLYIYGSLDSRVRALVFSVRCWARAHGITSTIPGPWITNFSLTMMALFFLQKRTPPIIPTLDQLKDLADAEDKHIVEGHDCTFASNVNKIKPTENTETLDVLLSDFFEYFGNFAFNKNSINIRKGKEQNKPEPSPLYIQNPFEQALNISKNVNQSQLDRFVALARECAWILQQEDKGHSSLSNSQPWGLAALLLPSVASNCVKGKKKRKGPASERIKSLLDSLKINNANSLVNNGGKRTFSNQTR, encoded by the exons ATGCACGTGGGTTACTGTTTGCAGGCCTGGGATCTTCGCTTGCGCCTCCGGCCGGGGGCTGCgctgcagccaggagcccctTGGAGCGCCTCCTTCAGCCGAAACGCGTGTTTCCAAGCCCGGCTCACGCCAGGGCTCTGGCACAGCGGCGGCAACGCGCCGTGCATGAAAGGGAGGAGCGGCTCTTTGATATTAG ATTCTAAAGTCAGTAGCTGGAAGAAGACATTTCCTGAGGTGCAAGCAGAAAGGCTAGAGCAAGCACAACGGACTGTTTTAATTAACTGCCCAGCCAAGATCAGTGAGAAAAAATTTCTCAAGTATTTGTCCCATCATGGAAAAATTAACAGTCACTACTTTTATGAAAGCTAT GGTACCTACGCTGTGGTAgaattttctgaaaaagacagcaTAGCTTCACTACAGGATATTACCCGAACCCCAGGCATTGAAGAGGAATGTGCTGTTCCATTTAAATCTAGACTTTTTACTTTAACACTGAAAAACTCATCAATTCAAGCTGCTGATCAAGCACCAGTTCACTGTCATAAGCAATCCACCATTTTAGTCAATGATCTTGTTCAGAAGCTTTGTAGTGCTGACAGT gtaAGTAATCAGTTGTACACACTAATGGATGAGTATCAGCTAACAGAGGAGAACACTAAGCTCCGGTTTCTAGCCTGTTCTCTGATTCAGGAAATTGCATGTGCATATTTTCCAGAGTGCACAGTGAAGCCATTTGGCTCCTCAGTGAATACCTTTGGCAAATTAGGATGTGATTTAGACATGTTTTTGGACCTGGATGAAATTGAGAGGAGCCCTACAAGAACG AAAACAGGTCCTTTTTATATGGAATATCAGATGAAGAGAGTACCTTCTCAGAGAATAGCATCACAGAGAATCCTCTCTGTGATTGGTGATTGCATTGACAACTTTGGCCCTGGCTGTGTGGGTGTGCAAAAGATACTCAATGCTCGCTGTCCATTGGTGAGATTTTCCCATCAACCAACGGGGTTCCAGTGTGACCTGACAACTAACAATAG AGTTGCCATGAGAAGTTCAGAACTCCTTTATATATATGGTAGCCTTGACTCACGTGTAAGAGCTCTTGTGTTCAGTGTACGGTGCTGGGCCCGTGCACATGGCATCACAAGTACCATTCCCGGTCCCTGGATTACAAACTTCTCTCTAACAATGATGGCCTTGTTTTTCCTTCAAAAGAGAACGCCACCTATCATTCCAACTCTAGACCAACTTAAAGATCTAGCAG ATGCAGAAGATAAGCATATAGTCGAAGGTCATGACTGTACCTTTGCTAGCAATGTGAACAAAATTAAGCCTACAGAAAATACAGAAACATTGG ATGTGCTGCTGAGTGACTTCTTTGAATATTTTGGGAATTTTGCTTTCAATAAGAACTCTATAAATATTCGAAAG GGAAAGGAGCAAAATAAGCCTGAGCCTTCTCCTCTCTACATCCAGAACCCCTTTGAACAGGCCCTCAATATCAGCAAGAATGTTAATCAAAGCCAGCTGGATAGATTTGTAGCTTTGGCTAGAGAGTGTGCCTGGATTTTACAGCAGGAAGATAAAGGTCATTCTTCATTGAGTAATAGCCAGCCTTGGGGACTGGCAGCCCTACTGCTACCATCTGTAGCAAGTAACTGTGTCAAGggcaagaagaaaaggaagggACCGGCAAGTGAACGAATCAAAAGCCTGTTGGActctttgaaaataaataatgcaAACAGTTTGGTAAACAATGGTGGGAAAAGGACCTTTAGCAATCAAACACGGTAG
- the MTPAP gene encoding poly(A) RNA polymerase, mitochondrial isoform X3, whose amino-acid sequence MRSERWTRSGAGWRRRGPRLADAERPREQGLAAPSPRRIRPEPDSKVSSWKKTFPEVQAERLEQAQRTVLINCPAKISEKKFLKYLSHHGKINSHYFYESYGTYAVVEFSEKDSIASLQDITRTPGIEEECAVPFKSRLFTLTLKNSSIQAADQAPVHCHKQSTILVNDLVQKLCSADSVSNQLYTLMDEYQLTEENTKLRFLACSLIQEIACAYFPECTVKPFGSSVNTFGKLGCDLDMFLDLDEIERSPTRTKTGPFYMEYQMKRVPSQRIASQRILSVIGDCIDNFGPGCVGVQKILNARCPLVRFSHQPTGFQCDLTTNNRVAMRSSELLYIYGSLDSRVRALVFSVRCWARAHGITSTIPGPWITNFSLTMMALFFLQKRTPPIIPTLDQLKDLADAEDKHIVEGHDCTFASNVNKIKPTENTETLDVLLSDFFEYFGNFAFNKNSINIRKGKEQNKPEPSPLYIQNPFEQALNISKNVNQSQLDRFVALARECAWILQQEDKGHSSLSNSQPWGLAALLLPSVASNCVKGKKKRKGPASERIKSLLDSLKINNANSLVNNGGKRTFSNQTR is encoded by the exons ATGCGGAGCGAGCGCTGGACGCGCTCCGGGGCGGGCTGGCGGCGCCGGGGACCCCGCCTGGCGGATGCTGAGCGCCCCCGGGAGCAGGGGCTCGCAGCGCCCTCACCCCGCAGGATCAGGCCCGAGCCCG ATTCTAAAGTCAGTAGCTGGAAGAAGACATTTCCTGAGGTGCAAGCAGAAAGGCTAGAGCAAGCACAACGGACTGTTTTAATTAACTGCCCAGCCAAGATCAGTGAGAAAAAATTTCTCAAGTATTTGTCCCATCATGGAAAAATTAACAGTCACTACTTTTATGAAAGCTAT GGTACCTACGCTGTGGTAgaattttctgaaaaagacagcaTAGCTTCACTACAGGATATTACCCGAACCCCAGGCATTGAAGAGGAATGTGCTGTTCCATTTAAATCTAGACTTTTTACTTTAACACTGAAAAACTCATCAATTCAAGCTGCTGATCAAGCACCAGTTCACTGTCATAAGCAATCCACCATTTTAGTCAATGATCTTGTTCAGAAGCTTTGTAGTGCTGACAGT gtaAGTAATCAGTTGTACACACTAATGGATGAGTATCAGCTAACAGAGGAGAACACTAAGCTCCGGTTTCTAGCCTGTTCTCTGATTCAGGAAATTGCATGTGCATATTTTCCAGAGTGCACAGTGAAGCCATTTGGCTCCTCAGTGAATACCTTTGGCAAATTAGGATGTGATTTAGACATGTTTTTGGACCTGGATGAAATTGAGAGGAGCCCTACAAGAACG AAAACAGGTCCTTTTTATATGGAATATCAGATGAAGAGAGTACCTTCTCAGAGAATAGCATCACAGAGAATCCTCTCTGTGATTGGTGATTGCATTGACAACTTTGGCCCTGGCTGTGTGGGTGTGCAAAAGATACTCAATGCTCGCTGTCCATTGGTGAGATTTTCCCATCAACCAACGGGGTTCCAGTGTGACCTGACAACTAACAATAG AGTTGCCATGAGAAGTTCAGAACTCCTTTATATATATGGTAGCCTTGACTCACGTGTAAGAGCTCTTGTGTTCAGTGTACGGTGCTGGGCCCGTGCACATGGCATCACAAGTACCATTCCCGGTCCCTGGATTACAAACTTCTCTCTAACAATGATGGCCTTGTTTTTCCTTCAAAAGAGAACGCCACCTATCATTCCAACTCTAGACCAACTTAAAGATCTAGCAG ATGCAGAAGATAAGCATATAGTCGAAGGTCATGACTGTACCTTTGCTAGCAATGTGAACAAAATTAAGCCTACAGAAAATACAGAAACATTGG ATGTGCTGCTGAGTGACTTCTTTGAATATTTTGGGAATTTTGCTTTCAATAAGAACTCTATAAATATTCGAAAG GGAAAGGAGCAAAATAAGCCTGAGCCTTCTCCTCTCTACATCCAGAACCCCTTTGAACAGGCCCTCAATATCAGCAAGAATGTTAATCAAAGCCAGCTGGATAGATTTGTAGCTTTGGCTAGAGAGTGTGCCTGGATTTTACAGCAGGAAGATAAAGGTCATTCTTCATTGAGTAATAGCCAGCCTTGGGGACTGGCAGCCCTACTGCTACCATCTGTAGCAAGTAACTGTGTCAAGggcaagaagaaaaggaagggACCGGCAAGTGAACGAATCAAAAGCCTGTTGGActctttgaaaataaataatgcaAACAGTTTGGTAAACAATGGTGGGAAAAGGACCTTTAGCAATCAAACACGGTAG
- the MTPAP gene encoding poly(A) RNA polymerase, mitochondrial isoform X2 — protein MASRMGRLLLLWCRLRFPVRGTGQTRRAPGRPRLSPVRLSSTGAAAQRAPGREEADSKVSSWKKTFPEVQAERLEQAQRTVLINCPAKISEKKFLKYLSHHGKINSHYFYESYGTYAVVEFSEKDSIASLQDITRTPGIEEECAVPFKSRLFTLTLKNSSIQAADQAPVHCHKQSTILVNDLVQKLCSADSVSNQLYTLMDEYQLTEENTKLRFLACSLIQEIACAYFPECTVKPFGSSVNTFGKLGCDLDMFLDLDEIERSPTRTKTGPFYMEYQMKRVPSQRIASQRILSVIGDCIDNFGPGCVGVQKILNARCPLVRFSHQPTGFQCDLTTNNRVAMRSSELLYIYGSLDSRVRALVFSVRCWARAHGITSTIPGPWITNFSLTMMALFFLQKRTPPIIPTLDQLKDLADAEDKHIVEGHDCTFASNVNKIKPTENTETLDVLLSDFFEYFGNFAFNKNSINIRKGKEQNKPEPSPLYIQNPFEQALNISKNVNQSQLDRFVALARECAWILQQEDKGHSSLSNSQPWGLAALLLPSVASNCVKGKKKRKGPASERIKSLLDSLKINNANSLVNNGGKRTFSNQTR, from the exons ATGGCGTCCCGCAtggggcggctgctgctgctgtggtgccGGTTGCGCTTCCCCGTGCGGGGGACAGGCCAGACGCGCCGCGCCCCGGGGAGGCCGCGCCTCAGCCCGGTCCGGCTCAGCTCCACCGGCGCCGCCGCGCAGAGGGCCCCTGGCCGGGAGGAGGCAG ATTCTAAAGTCAGTAGCTGGAAGAAGACATTTCCTGAGGTGCAAGCAGAAAGGCTAGAGCAAGCACAACGGACTGTTTTAATTAACTGCCCAGCCAAGATCAGTGAGAAAAAATTTCTCAAGTATTTGTCCCATCATGGAAAAATTAACAGTCACTACTTTTATGAAAGCTAT GGTACCTACGCTGTGGTAgaattttctgaaaaagacagcaTAGCTTCACTACAGGATATTACCCGAACCCCAGGCATTGAAGAGGAATGTGCTGTTCCATTTAAATCTAGACTTTTTACTTTAACACTGAAAAACTCATCAATTCAAGCTGCTGATCAAGCACCAGTTCACTGTCATAAGCAATCCACCATTTTAGTCAATGATCTTGTTCAGAAGCTTTGTAGTGCTGACAGT gtaAGTAATCAGTTGTACACACTAATGGATGAGTATCAGCTAACAGAGGAGAACACTAAGCTCCGGTTTCTAGCCTGTTCTCTGATTCAGGAAATTGCATGTGCATATTTTCCAGAGTGCACAGTGAAGCCATTTGGCTCCTCAGTGAATACCTTTGGCAAATTAGGATGTGATTTAGACATGTTTTTGGACCTGGATGAAATTGAGAGGAGCCCTACAAGAACG AAAACAGGTCCTTTTTATATGGAATATCAGATGAAGAGAGTACCTTCTCAGAGAATAGCATCACAGAGAATCCTCTCTGTGATTGGTGATTGCATTGACAACTTTGGCCCTGGCTGTGTGGGTGTGCAAAAGATACTCAATGCTCGCTGTCCATTGGTGAGATTTTCCCATCAACCAACGGGGTTCCAGTGTGACCTGACAACTAACAATAG AGTTGCCATGAGAAGTTCAGAACTCCTTTATATATATGGTAGCCTTGACTCACGTGTAAGAGCTCTTGTGTTCAGTGTACGGTGCTGGGCCCGTGCACATGGCATCACAAGTACCATTCCCGGTCCCTGGATTACAAACTTCTCTCTAACAATGATGGCCTTGTTTTTCCTTCAAAAGAGAACGCCACCTATCATTCCAACTCTAGACCAACTTAAAGATCTAGCAG ATGCAGAAGATAAGCATATAGTCGAAGGTCATGACTGTACCTTTGCTAGCAATGTGAACAAAATTAAGCCTACAGAAAATACAGAAACATTGG ATGTGCTGCTGAGTGACTTCTTTGAATATTTTGGGAATTTTGCTTTCAATAAGAACTCTATAAATATTCGAAAG GGAAAGGAGCAAAATAAGCCTGAGCCTTCTCCTCTCTACATCCAGAACCCCTTTGAACAGGCCCTCAATATCAGCAAGAATGTTAATCAAAGCCAGCTGGATAGATTTGTAGCTTTGGCTAGAGAGTGTGCCTGGATTTTACAGCAGGAAGATAAAGGTCATTCTTCATTGAGTAATAGCCAGCCTTGGGGACTGGCAGCCCTACTGCTACCATCTGTAGCAAGTAACTGTGTCAAGggcaagaagaaaaggaagggACCGGCAAGTGAACGAATCAAAAGCCTGTTGGActctttgaaaataaataatgcaAACAGTTTGGTAAACAATGGTGGGAAAAGGACCTTTAGCAATCAAACACGGTAG